The segment TTAGTGTTTAGCTTTTATTAAATGCTAAACATTATCATCTCCGGTGCAGTTGACACACTGAGTTACagcaagcaaaaacaaaatcttttgaCAAAAAGGTGGAAGCAATAAAACGTCAATCGGTAACGTTACTTACGAAAGTCTAACAGATTACTCCAAATAATTAAGACATAAACTATTTTGTCCCATGTCTctgtatattaaacattttgcaATCTCATAATTAAGTCACACTCATTAACCACCACATCAAATGCATGACTTGTCGTGTATAAACAAACTTTTAGGGAGATCTGGGCCCGTTTAACCCAGGTCTGCCAGTGGAAGTTCCTGTGTGGTTGGCCCTCAATCTTAAACAAAGACAGAAATGCAGGATAGTTCCTCCAGAGTGGATGGACACCggtgagttttaattaaatgtctGTGCTGGAATACCATCTTTTCTGAAACCATCTCTAAACACAGCTGATCTTTTCATTTCCAGACAAACTAGAGGAGATCCGTGAACGGGAGAGAAAACTAGACGCTTTTACTCCCATTCCAAGTCCATATTACATGGAGCTAACCAAACTATTACTCAACCAGTGAGTACCAGATCACCTTTAGCAAGTTTAGATAAAAGACCTCATGCAATCAGAATCAgagttttgtggctttttaattatttctttttgtttgtttgacatCATTTTTAGGGAATGCTTAAATAGAGAAAAAATATGAACAGAAACCACAACagctattttgtttaaatggctTTCAAATGTGGTTTTATTTGGCTAAGATGTAAACTAAAGGCTATTGGCTATTCAGAAGAAAAAACGAACAAGCCATTTAATGTGTCCATCCTGGAAAGAAAATTGTGTTTGATCAAATCTGACAGACATTTGAAAACCATTATTCCTTATTCTATTACAGTTTGGAAGATTGATGTCAGCATAAGTTATTGCTGCTTTGACATACAATCCACAGCATTTTGATTGAATGCATGTTCTTCGAAAGCATAGTAAAAAACATTCTAACAATACACAAAGCAAACTGGCTTATAacaaatgttcatattttttgCAGTCTTCGTGATAATGCACTTGAAACTAACTGTAAGGTTCGTGCACACTTATGCTTTTGCtttgaaatattgaaatagtttttttgtgtgtccAGTGCTGCAGATAACATCCCCAAAGCCGATGAGATCCGAACCCTGGTGAAGGACATTTGGGACACACGTGTGGCCAAACTAAGACTTTCTGCGGATAGTTTCATCAGCCAGCAGGAGGCTCACGCACAGGTAAAACACAACTGCTAGTTATTGCGACCTGTTGACATGAGTGAATTTAGAACCACAGAAATATTCTGATGGGTGTCTGGT is part of the Labeo rohita strain BAU-BD-2019 chromosome 18, IGBB_LRoh.1.0, whole genome shotgun sequence genome and harbors:
- the gins2 gene encoding DNA replication complex GINS protein PSF2, with protein sequence MDPAEVEFLAEKEMVKIIPNFSLDKIYLIGGDLGPFNPGLPVEVPVWLALNLKQRQKCRIVPPEWMDTDKLEEIRERERKLDAFTPIPSPYYMELTKLLLNHAADNIPKADEIRTLVKDIWDTRVAKLRLSADSFISQQEAHAQLDNLTLMEINTTRSFLLDSLNYMYKLRSNLQPSRSQDY